One Physeter macrocephalus isolate SW-GA chromosome 19, ASM283717v5, whole genome shotgun sequence genomic window carries:
- the LOC102978005 gene encoding LOW QUALITY PROTEIN: serine/threonine-protein kinase PAK 1-like (The sequence of the model RefSeq protein was modified relative to this genomic sequence to represent the inferred CDS: inserted 2 bases in 1 codon; deleted 1 base in 1 codon; substituted 1 base at 1 genomic stop codon), producing the protein MSNNGLDIQDKPPAPPMRNTSTMIGAGSKDPGTLNYGSKPLPANPEEKKKKDRFYRAILPGDKTNKKKEKERPEISLPSDFEHXIHVGFDAVTGEFTGMPEQWACLLQTSKITKSEQKKNPQAVLDVLEFYNSKKTSNSQKYMSFTDKSAEYYNSSNTLNLKTVSETPAVLPVSEDEDDDDDATPPPVIAPCPEHTKSVYTLSVIEPLPITPTRDVATSPISPTENNTTPPDALTRNTEKQKKKPKMSDEEILEKLRSIVSVGDPKKKYTRFEKIGQGASGTVYTAMDVATGQEVAIKQMNLQQQPKKQLIINEILVMRENKNPNIVNYLDSYLVGDELWVVMEYLAGGSLTDVVTETCMDEGQIAAVCRECLQALEFLHSSQVIHRDIKSDNIRLGMDGSVKLTDFXFCAQITPEQSKRSTMVGTPYWMAPEVVTRKAYGPKVDIWSLGIMANEMIEGEPPYLNENPLRALYLIATNGTPELQNPEKLSAIFRDFLNRCFEMDVEKRGSAKELLQHQFLKIAKPLSSLTPLIAAAKEATKNNH; encoded by the exons ATGTCGAATAACGGCCTAGATATTCAAGACAAACCCCCAGCCCCTCCGATGAGAAATACCAGCACTATGATTGGAGCTGGCAGCAAAGATCCTGGAACCCTAAACTACGGTTCCAAACCTCTGCCTGCAAacccagaggagaagaaaaagaaggaccgATTTTACCGAGCCATCTTACCTGgtgataaaacaaataaaaagaaggagaaggaacgGCCAGAGATTTCTCTTCCTTCAGATTTTGAGCA GATTCACGTTGGTTTTGATGCTGTCACAGGTGAGTTTACAGGGATGCCAGAGCAGTGGGCCTGCTTGCTTCAGACATCAAAAATCACTAAGTCAGAGCAGAAGAAAAATCCGCAGGCTGTCCTGGATGTATTAGAATTTTATAACTCGAAGAAGACCTCCAATAGCCAGAAGTACATGAGCTTTACAGATAAATCAGCTGAGTATTATAATTCTTCTAACACTTTGAACTTGAAGACGGTATCCGAGACCCCTGCAGTGCTACCAGTTTcagaagatgaagatgatgatgatgatgctacCCCT CCTCCGGTGATTGCTCCATGCCCAGAGCACACAAAATCTGTATACACACTGTCCGTGATTGAACCACTTCCTATTACTCCAACTCGGGATGTGGCTACATCTCCCATTTCACCTACTGAGAATAATACCACTCCGCCAGATGCTCTGACCCGGAATACTGAGAAGCAGAAGAAGAAGCCTAAAATGTCTGATGAGGAGATCTTGGAGAAATTACGGAGCATAGTGAGTGTGGGCGATCCTAAGAAGAAATACACACGGTTTGAGAAGATTGGACAAGGTGCTTCAGGCACTGTGTACACTGCAATGGATGTGGCCACAGGACAGGAGGTGGCCATTAAGCAGATGAACCTTCAGCAGCAGCCGAAGAAACAGCTGATTATTAATGAGATCCTGGTCATGAGGGAAAACAAGAACCCAAATATTGTGAACTACTTGGACAGTTACCTCGTGGGAGATGAGCTATGGGTTGTCATGGAATATTTGGCTGGAGGTTCTTTGACAGACGTGGTAACAGAAACCTGCATGGATGAAGGCCAGATTGCAGCTGTGTGCCGTGAGTGCCTGCAGGCTTTGGAGTTTCTGCATTCGAGCCAAGTTATTCATAGAGACATCAAAAGTGACAACATCCGGTTGGGAATGGATGGCTCTGTCAAGCTAACTGATTTTTGATTCTGTGCCCAGATCACCCCAGAGCAGAGCAAACGGAGCACTATGGTGGGAACACCGTACTGGATGGCACCAGAAGTTGTGACACGGAAGGCCTATGGGCCTAAGGTTGACATTTGGTCCCTGGGCATCATGGCCAACGAAATGATTGAAGGGGAGCCCCCATACCTTAATGAAAATCCTCTGAGAGCCTTGTACCTCATCGCCACCAATGGGACCCCGGAGCTTCAGAACCCAGAGAAGCTGTCAGCTATCTTCCGAGACTTTCTGAACCGCTGTTTTGAAATGGATGTGGAGAAGAGAGGTTCAGCTAAAGAGCTGTTGCAGCATCAGTTCCTGAAGATTGCCAAgcccctctccagcctcactCCACTGATTGCTGCAGCAAAGGAGGCAACCAAGAACAATCACTAA